One segment of Polyodon spathula isolate WHYD16114869_AA chromosome 20, ASM1765450v1, whole genome shotgun sequence DNA contains the following:
- the LOC121295616 gene encoding phosphoinositide 3-kinase regulatory subunit 5-like — translation MQHTTCTEDRIHHALERCLHGLGRDPSSTDTWTVGLCMNRWSLEELVNRDPGNFLILLQQILKRTREVQDNSEYVLVTPLALMFFSTVLRTPHFPPDCTLLKEACEIYHRFLTWPEPYCSICRDLLTFIHQELKTPGISYQRLVREEQGLTTENHPSKTITVLLMNSVDVPKEYLTIADQLSTVEHSQRDSYITLIKHAYQCTFGTKYSPRDIQKTLESKELKELVEIFSASTEILETASALEDSVKSREFIQGELGELMQKAGICAENGNTAAGEKSRSTIQTLPLPIAKCHTYHWDKDNFDVLNEILRSECDLPPTTLAKPEEVKLDDEEEDIEDEVEMNDHRASTFSTISKDSMFSTYSLASNCSMPSVLSVASGVDSDFCEDMDEDSRQEKQSKAKPKLKKRISMLFKAKSSQTLRRTESLGNPETKNNFPVKSRSNSLPQHACLLRAERQSLKTTCFRRRPFLSCDDDSKATTLRVVVFGADQISGKVARAYSNLRLQESRCPRLTRYFKFQFYFIPVKRNSNCPAVPGSFPNSVPDSPMRPAAPMALNPAGLEDSTNDIARYIGMLDPWYNRNILSLLSLPVGVLCQQASKIETDSFNNSKQRLPILADMVLYYCRHAAHTALVQLYQAELTLAGGERHTEVFIHSLELGHTAGTRAIKASGPGSKRFGIDGEREAVPLTLGIVYSKVSISSRSQWNNVEKVCTSVNLTKACRRPEELDSKMECLQLTMTEVLKRQNSKSKMSYNQQMNTTQVKVDKVQVTGSDSTTFAVCFDQDEKKILQSVTRCEVSVCYKPENSILWRIRRKRSFQEQPPHPEFCSLLCLPISTFSGTLP, via the exons ATGCAGCACACCACGTGCACCGAGGACCGGATCCATCATGCACTGGAGCGCTGCCTTCATGGGCTGGGCAGAGACCCCTCCTCCACGGACACATGGACAG TGGGCCTGTGTATGAACCGCTGGAGCCTGGAGGAGCTGGTGAACAGAGACCCAGGAAACTTCCTCATCCTCCTGCAGCAGATACTGAAGAGAACCAGAGAG GTGCAAGACAATTCTGAATATGTTCTCGTCACCCCTTTGGCTTTGATGTTCTTCTCTACAGTTCTGCGG ACTCCCCACTTCCCACCGGACTGCACGCTGCTGAAAGAAGCCTGTGAGATATATCACAGATTCCTCACCTGGCCTGAGCCCTACTGCAGCATCTGCAGAGACCTGCTGACATTCATCCACCAGGAGCTGAAGACACCAG GGATTTCCTACCAGAGGCTTGTGAGAGAAGAACAGGGGTTAACCACTGAGAATCACCCAAGCAAAACAAT AACGGTCCTGTTGATGAACTCTGTTGATGTCCCCAAGGAGTACCTGACTATAGCGGATCAGCTCAGCACAGTGGAGCACTCCCAGAGGGACTCCTACATCACTCTCATCAAACACGCCTATCAGTGCACCTTCGGCACCAAATACTCCCCCAGAGACATACAGAAGACACTAGAG TCTAAGGAATTAAAAGAACTTGTGGAGATCTTCTCAGCTAGCACAGAGATCCTGGAGACAGCATCTGCTCTGGAAGACAGTGTTAAATCCAGGGAGTTTATACAGGGGGAACTGGGGGAGCTGATGCAGAAGGCTGGAATATGTGCAGAAaatggaaacacagcagcag GAGAGAAATCAAGAAGTACCATACAGACTTTGCCACTGCCCATTGCCAAGTGCCACACGTACCACTGGGACAAGGATAATTTTG ATGTTTTGAACGAGATCCTCCGCAGTGAGTGTGACCTGCCCCCAACCACCCTGGCGAAGCCGGAGGAAGTAAAGCTGGATGATGAAGAGGAGGACATAGAGGATGAAGTCGAAATGAACGACCACCGAGCCTCCACCTTCTCCACCATTTCCAAAGATTCCATGTTCTCTACTTACTCCTTAGCCTCCAACTGCTCCATGCCCTCCGTGCTGTCAGTGGCCTCTGGGGTGGACAGCGACTTCTGCGAGGACATGGACGAGGACAGCAGGCAGGAGAAGCAGAGCAAAGCCAAACCGAAACTGAAGAAGAGGATTTCCATGCTGTTCAAGGCCAAGAGCAGCCAAACCCTGCGCCGAACGGAGAGCCTGGGAAACCCAGAGACCAAGAACAACTTTCCGGTCAAGTCCAGGTCTAATTCTCTGCCGCAGCACGCGTGCTTGCTGAGAGCCGAGAGGCAGTCCCTGAAGACCACCTGCTTCAGACGGAGGCCCTTCCTGAGCTGTGACGACGACAGCAAAGCCACGACGCTCAGGGTGGTCGTCTTCGGAGCCGATCAGATCTCTGGGAAAGTGGCACGGGCGTACAGTAATCTCAG ACTGCAAGAAAGCAGGTGTCCCAGACTGACGAGGTACTTCAAGTTCCAGTTCTATTTCATTCCTGTAAAGAGGAACTCCAACTGCCCTGCAGTGCCAGGTTCATTCCCTAACAGTGTGCCAGACAGCCCTATGCGACCAGCAGCACCCATG GCATTAAACCCAGCTGGTTTGGAGGACAGCACCAACGATATTGCACGCTACATTGGAATGCTAGATCCCTGGTACAATCGCAACATCCTCAGTTTACTGAGTCTGCCCGTTGGTGTTCTGTGCCAG CAAGCCTCCAAGATTGAGACCGACTCCTTCAACAATTCCAAGCAGCGGCTTCCCATTTTAGCAGACATGGTGCTGTACTACTGCAGACACGCAGCTCACACTGCGCTGGTCCAGCTCTACCAGGCTGAG TTAACCCTAGCTGGgggtgagagacacacagaggtgTTTATCCATTCCCTGGAACTGGGGCACACAGCAGGAACACGTGCTATTAAAGCTTCAG GGCCCGGCAGTAAGAGATTTGGCATTGATGGGGAGCGAGAAGCTGTTCCATTAACACTTGGAATTGTCTACAGCAAG GTGTCAATAAGCAGCCGGAGCCAGTGGAACAATGTAGAGAAAGTTTGTACCTCCGTAAACCTCACCAAAGCCTGCAGGAGGCCTGAGGAATTAG attcCAAAATGGAATGTCTTCAGCTGACAATGACTGAGGTACTCAAGAGGCAAAACTCGAAATCCAAGATGAGCTACAATCAG caaATGAACACCACTCAGGTGAAAGTGGACAAGGTTCAGGTTACAGGGAGCGATAGCACCACCTTCGCTGTGTGCTTCGACCAGGATGAAAAGAAAATCCTGCAGAGCGTTACCAG GTGTGAGGTGTCGGTGTGCTACAAGCCCGAGAACAGCATCCTCTGGAGGATTAGAAGGAAGCGCTCCTTCCAGGAGCAGCCTCCCCATCCTGAGTTCTGCTCCCTTCTCTgcctccccatctccaccttcAGTGGAACTTTACCCTGA